One window of Nymphaea colorata isolate Beijing-Zhang1983 chromosome 1, ASM883128v2, whole genome shotgun sequence genomic DNA carries:
- the LOC116245953 gene encoding protein MET1, chloroplastic has protein sequence MSLSLSASSLCSPSSTLSRHSKQHPSLPFDPQQRFPSILRSSPVFLTTHLAQRPVPVVRAAATDAEPATEEEFEEYEVELDKPYGLRFFKGSDGGTYIDAIAPGGSADKSGLFTVGDKVLATSAVFGPEIWPAAEYGRTMYTIRQRIGPLLMKMQKRYGKVEFVELTEKEIIRAERNSGFISDRVREIQMQNYLRLMEQKERRERELREGLRLYKDAKYEEALIKFESVLGSKPEPREASIACYNVACCYSKLKQVQAGLSALEDALKAGYEDFKAIRSDPDLATIRDTEEFEGLMEKFDESFINQNAVKAIKSLFGIFGNK, from the exons ATGTCCCTCTCCCTTTCTGCCTCCTCTCTATGCTCCCCTTCCTCCACCCTTTCCAGGCACAGCAAGCAACACCCGTCTCTCCCCTTCGATCCCCAACAGAGATTTCCTTCTATCCTGAGGTCCTCTCCAGTTTTCTTGACTACCCATCTCGCCCAACGCCCGGTTCCGGTCGTCCGGGCAGCTGCCACCGATGCTGAGCCAGCCACCGAGGAGGAATTCGAAGAATATGAGGTCGAATTGGATAAGCCTTATGGGTTGAGGTTCTTCAAGGGCTCGGATGGAGGGACCTACATTGACGCCATCGCTCCTGGTGGATCCGCCGATAAGTCGGGGTTGTTCACAGTCGGAGACAAGGTGCTTGCGACCAG TGCTGTGTTTGGGCCTGAGATATGGCCTGCTGCTGAATATGGGCGCACAATGTACACAATCCGCCAGAGGATTGGGCCTTTGCtgatgaaaatgcaaaaaagataTG GGAAGGTTGAGTTTGTTGAACTTACAGAGAAAGAAATCATTAGAGCTGAAAGAAACTCAGGTTTTATCAGCGACAGAGTTAGGGAGATCCAA ATGCAAAACTACCTAAGGTTGATGGAACAAAAGGAGCGCAGAGAAAGGGAACTTCGGGAGGGTTTAAGGCTTTACAA GGATGCGAAATATGAAGAAGCATTGATAAAATTCGAGTCCGTTTTGGGGTCCAAGCCTGAACCTAGAGAAGCTTCCATTGCATGTTACAATGTTGCCTGCTGTTATTCTAAGCTTAAACAG GTACAAGCTGGTCTATCTGCACTTGAGGATGCCCTAAAAGCGGGTTATGAAGATTTCAAG GCCATCCGTTCAGATCCTGACCTTGCAACTATAAGAGATACAGAAGAATTCGAGGGGCTAATGGAGAAATTTGATGAATCCTTCATCAATCAGAATGCAGTAAAGGCCATCAAGTCCCTATTTGGCATATTTGGCAATAAATGA